The following proteins are co-located in the Dromiciops gliroides isolate mDroGli1 chromosome 2, mDroGli1.pri, whole genome shotgun sequence genome:
- the SLC25A28 gene encoding LOW QUALITY PROTEIN: mitoferrin-2 (The sequence of the model RefSeq protein was modified relative to this genomic sequence to represent the inferred CDS: deleted 3 bases in 3 codons; substituted 1 base at 1 genomic stop codon) produces the protein MELEGRGAGGVAGGPTTGPGRSPGESALLDGWLQRGVGRGAGGGEAGACRPPVRQEPEPDPDYEALPAGATVTTHMVAGAVAGILEHCVMYPVDCVKTRMQSLQPDPAARYRNVLDALWRIVRTEGLWRPMRGLNITATGAGPAHARYFACYEKLKRHEXCNPSGGNSHIANGAAGCVATLLHDAAMNPAEVVKQRMQMYNSPYHRVTDCVRAVWQNEGAGAFYRSYTTQLTMNVPFQAIHFMTYEFLQEHFNPHRQYDPSSHVISGACAGAVAAALTTPLDVCKTLLNTQESLALNSNISGHISGMASAFRTVYRVGGVTAYFRGVQARVIYQIPSTAIAWSVYEFFKYLITKHQEERRAGK, from the exons ATGGAGCTGGAGGGGCGGGGGGCCGGCGGCGTGGCGGGGGGGCCTACGACTGGGCCGGGGCGGAGCCCCGGGGAGTCAGCGCTGCTGGACGGGTGGCTGCAGCGGGGCGTGGGCCGGGGGGCCGGCGGCGGGGAGGCCGGGGCCTGTAGGCCCCCAGTCCGGCAGGAGCCGGAGCCCGACCCGGACTACGAGGCGCTGCCCGCCGGAGCTACTGTCACAACCCACATGGTGGCGGGCGCCGTGGCCGGGATCCTGGAGCACTGCGTGATGTATCCTGTCGACTGTGTCAAG ACCCGGATGCAGAGCCTACAGCCAGATCCAGCTGCTCGATACCGAAATGTGTTGGATGCCCTGTGGAGGATTGTGCGAACTGAAGGCCTGTGGAGGCCCATGCGG GGCTTGAACATCACTGCAACGGGGGCCGGGCCTGCCCAT GCCCGGTATTTTGCCTgctatgaaaaattaaaaagacacgAGTGATGTAATCCATCCGGGGGCAATAGCCATATTGCCAATG GTGCAGCAGGGTGTGTAGCAACATTACTC CATGACGCGGCCATGAATCCAGCAGAAG TGGTCAAACAGAGGATGCAGATGTACAACTCACCGTACCATCGGGTGACAGACTGTGTTCGGGCAGTGTGGCAGAACGAAGGGGCTGGAGCCTTTTACCGAAGCTACACCACCCAGTTAACCATGAACGTCCCTTTCCAAGCCATTCACTTCATGACCTACGAATTCCTGCAAGAGCACTTTAACCCCCACAGACAGTACGACCCTAGCTCCCATGTCATCTCTGGGGCCTGTGCAGGAGCCGTAGCTGCTGCCCTCACCACCCCTTTGGACGTTTGCAAAACACTGCTCAACACCCAGGAATCCTTGGCTTTGAACTCAAATATTAGTGGACATATCTCAGGCATGGCTAGTGCCTTCAGGACGGTGTACCGGGTAGGCGGGGTGACTGCCTACTTCCGAGGGGTACAGGCCAGAGTCATTTATCAGATCCCCTCCACGGCCATTGCATGGTCTGTGTATGAGTTCTTCAAATACCTAATCACCAAACACCAGGAAGAGCGAAGGGCTGGAAAATGA